The region AAAGCCATTCCGCCGAGATATTCAGCATATGCCATCCCATCACGCGCAACCATGTCACCGCCGTTTGCCACCGCAGCCCTCAGGTGTTGTGCAATTAATTCAATCGCCTTTATCGCACAGGCGTCCGTCACGGGCGTGGCGATAGTAGAAACATAGGCTTCTACCGCGTGGGTTAGCGCATCCATGCCAGTCGCTGCAGTTAATGACGGAGGCATTCCTGCCATCAGTAGGGGATCATTGATAGCAACATTCGGAGTCACTCTCCAGTCAACAATAGCCATCTTTATCTTACGTCTCGTATCCGTGATGATGCAGAACCTGGTCATTTCGCTCGCGGTCCCCGCAGTCGTATTGATCGCAATAAACGGCGGCATTGGCTTGGCAGATCTATCGATGCCCTCGTAGTCATGGATTTTCCCGCCGTTTCTCGCCAATATCCCCACTGCCTTGCCACAGTCATGAGGACTACCACCGCCCAGGGAAATGATACTGTCGCAGCCATTCTTTTTGTAAACTTCCAGGCCATCGTGGGCGTTCTTGTCCGTTGGATTTGGAATTGTCTTATCGAAAATAACCACCTCTGCCT is a window of Thermodesulfovibrionales bacterium DNA encoding:
- a CDS encoding iron-containing alcohol dehydrogenase, whose translation is MAVGEQVFGFYIPTVTLMGIGAHKQTGERVKMLGCKKPLIVTDKGIVKAGIAEKIADIVRKDAQAEVVIFDKTIPNPTDKNAHDGLEVYKKNGCDSIISLGGGSPHDCGKAVGILARNGGKIHDYEGIDRSAKPMPPFIAINTTAGTASEMTRFCIITDTRRKIKMAIVDWRVTPNVAINDPLLMAGMPPSLTAATGMDALTHAVEAYVSTIATPVTDACAIKAIELIAQHLRAAVANGGDMVARDGMAYAEYLGGMAFNNASLGHVHAMAHQLGGFYDLPHGVCNAILLPAVERFNLIAKMDRFVNVALAMGEYVDGLAPRAAAEKALDAIKTLSKDVGIPSGLKELGVKEADLKIMAENAQKDACGLTNPRCPSLNDVIQIYKWAM